A window of Corallococcus macrosporus DSM 14697 contains these coding sequences:
- a CDS encoding choice-of-anchor D domain-containing protein has protein sequence MTGRWGWVALAVVGLLAGCADRERSALADGRLTATPGGVDFEKVAIFDAREAEISLRNVGRAPVDVNEVWVEGPEGAYRAEFTHEGPHSLQPGSACSLRVRFAPAAAGAQPAVLVVRSDTRIEPLLRLPLNGSGVDAWARVSPRRLDFGRIEADATKTLPLRLDNPTELPVEVTPKLVGADRDEFSVEAVTLAPGESRELNVTFHPVRVGRKQVALAVSPCRGCADVSVQVAAEALERAVVAEPEVLDFGAVPVDRDAVRESSIRNISTEPVTVTRLTLEGRDASFTQNNDVSFPFVLQPGEVRTFTFRYSPDHQGAAQDTALYHVESRRHPTTPVALRGYGGAPELCVSPSFHDFGTQPLGAKVRVIINVKNCGASNEGGLTINTLDWLPQQGGAPQFNHTPLALPVTLPPGGEVNLEVFYEPTELRAAEGSLVMTTNAFSAATVQMDFRGDTEAHAPCELVLTPQALDFGTIPPGQGAVLGLKLENRGTDLCPVKNIRLRDDGGGVFTLPGGDLYGGIMYPGDWFSFQVAFMAPVAGGHFTGTVQIEQMEPANPVMLVPLVANTQAVCLVASRRYMDWGVARPDCPAEPMEVNFLNACAAPVTVADVWIGPGTTDSEFGLSAVPDPIPFVLPPNEAFTVGVEYLGLVSGMNLSPLYVASSDLPAPLMVPLVGESSMRVERTDTFIQQDVSKVDVLLVVDNTASMAVEHPRLVDAIPTFVQTALDRGVSLNVAVTTTGIHPVTPPDPANACPGGAEGGEAGRFFPADNSLPRILTSATPNLAQQLQQNVQVGRCAEVEQGFEAMRRALSRPLVNSADDARTPLPDDGNAGFLREEAALVVLFVSDEDDHSPDAVDTYVDWAQQLKGQNQPQRATFYAIAPPAEGCATAGGAGTRYAEATARTGGEVVSVCAEDYRPLLQAVGDKAFSAQERFPLSDLPEPGTVTVTVNGTPSTSGWTYDAATNSVVFDVVPPAGTRIAINYRRSCEAM, from the coding sequence ATTTCGCTGCGCAACGTGGGGCGCGCCCCCGTCGACGTGAACGAGGTCTGGGTGGAGGGGCCGGAGGGCGCCTACCGGGCCGAGTTCACCCATGAGGGCCCCCACAGCCTGCAACCGGGGAGCGCGTGCTCGCTGCGGGTGCGCTTCGCGCCGGCCGCGGCGGGGGCCCAGCCCGCGGTGCTGGTGGTGCGCTCGGACACGCGCATCGAGCCGTTGCTGCGCCTCCCCCTGAATGGAAGCGGCGTGGACGCGTGGGCCCGCGTGTCACCGCGGCGGCTGGACTTCGGCCGCATCGAGGCGGACGCCACGAAGACGCTGCCGCTGCGGCTGGACAACCCCACGGAGCTGCCGGTGGAGGTGACGCCGAAGCTGGTGGGCGCCGACCGCGACGAGTTCAGCGTGGAGGCGGTGACGCTGGCGCCCGGTGAGAGCCGGGAGCTGAACGTGACGTTCCACCCGGTGCGGGTGGGGCGCAAGCAGGTGGCGCTGGCGGTGTCGCCCTGCCGCGGCTGCGCGGACGTGTCGGTGCAGGTGGCCGCCGAGGCGCTGGAGCGCGCGGTGGTGGCCGAGCCGGAGGTGCTGGACTTCGGCGCGGTGCCCGTGGACCGGGACGCGGTGCGCGAGTCGAGCATCCGTAACATCAGCACCGAGCCGGTGACGGTGACGCGGTTGACGCTGGAGGGCCGCGACGCGTCCTTCACCCAGAACAACGACGTCAGCTTCCCCTTCGTGCTCCAGCCCGGCGAGGTGCGGACCTTCACCTTCCGCTACAGCCCGGACCACCAGGGCGCGGCGCAGGACACCGCGCTGTACCACGTGGAGAGCCGCCGCCACCCGACGACGCCCGTGGCGTTGCGCGGCTACGGCGGCGCGCCGGAGCTGTGCGTGTCTCCGTCGTTCCACGACTTCGGCACGCAGCCGCTCGGCGCGAAGGTGCGCGTCATCATCAACGTGAAGAACTGCGGCGCGTCCAACGAGGGCGGGCTCACCATCAACACGCTGGACTGGCTGCCGCAGCAGGGCGGGGCGCCCCAGTTCAACCACACGCCGCTGGCGCTGCCGGTGACGCTGCCGCCGGGCGGCGAGGTCAACCTGGAGGTCTTCTACGAGCCCACCGAGCTGCGCGCGGCGGAGGGCTCGCTGGTGATGACCACGAACGCCTTCTCCGCCGCCACGGTGCAGATGGACTTCCGCGGCGACACGGAGGCGCACGCGCCCTGCGAGCTCGTGCTCACGCCGCAGGCGCTGGACTTCGGCACCATCCCGCCCGGGCAGGGCGCGGTGCTGGGCCTCAAGCTGGAGAACCGCGGCACGGATTTGTGCCCGGTGAAGAACATCCGCCTGCGCGACGACGGCGGCGGCGTCTTCACGCTGCCGGGCGGCGACCTCTACGGCGGCATCATGTACCCGGGGGACTGGTTCAGCTTCCAGGTGGCCTTCATGGCGCCGGTGGCGGGCGGCCACTTCACCGGCACGGTGCAGATCGAGCAGATGGAGCCGGCCAACCCGGTGATGCTGGTGCCGCTGGTGGCCAACACCCAGGCGGTGTGCCTGGTGGCGTCGCGCCGCTACATGGACTGGGGCGTGGCGCGGCCGGACTGCCCCGCCGAGCCCATGGAGGTGAACTTCCTCAACGCCTGCGCCGCGCCGGTGACGGTGGCCGACGTGTGGATTGGTCCGGGCACCACGGACTCGGAGTTCGGCCTGTCGGCGGTGCCGGACCCCATCCCCTTCGTACTTCCGCCCAACGAGGCCTTCACGGTGGGCGTGGAGTACCTCGGCCTGGTGTCGGGCATGAACCTGTCGCCGCTATACGTGGCCTCCAGTGATTTGCCAGCGCCGTTGATGGTGCCGCTGGTGGGCGAGTCGTCCATGCGGGTGGAGCGGACGGACACCTTCATCCAGCAGGACGTCAGCAAGGTGGACGTGTTGCTGGTGGTGGACAACACCGCCTCCATGGCGGTGGAGCACCCGCGCCTGGTGGACGCCATCCCCACCTTCGTGCAGACGGCGCTGGACCGGGGCGTGAGCCTCAACGTGGCGGTGACGACGACGGGCATCCACCCGGTGACGCCGCCGGACCCGGCCAACGCGTGCCCGGGCGGCGCGGAGGGCGGCGAGGCGGGCCGCTTCTTCCCGGCGGACAACTCGCTGCCGCGCATCCTCACGAGCGCGACGCCGAACCTGGCGCAGCAGCTCCAGCAGAACGTGCAGGTGGGCCGCTGCGCGGAGGTGGAGCAGGGCTTCGAGGCGATGCGCCGCGCCCTGTCCCGGCCGCTGGTGAACAGCGCGGATGACGCGCGCACGCCCCTGCCCGACGACGGCAACGCGGGCTTCCTGCGCGAGGAGGCCGCGCTGGTGGTGCTGTTCGTCAGCGACGAGGATGACCACTCGCCCGACGCGGTGGACACCTACGTGGACTGGGCCCAGCAGCTCAAGGGGCAGAACCAGCCCCAGCGGGCGACCTTCTACGCCATCGCCCCGCCGGCGGAGGGCTGCGCGACGGCCGGTGGCGCCGGCACCCGCTACGCGGAGGCCACCGCCCGCACGGGAGGCGAGGTGGTGAGCGTCTGCGCGGAGGACTACCGGCCGCTGCTGCAGGCGGTGGGCGACAAGGCCTTCTCCGCGCAGGAGCGCTTCCCGCTGAGCGACCTGCCGGAGCCCGGCACCGTGACGGTGACGGTGAACGGGACGCCGTCCACGTCGGGCTGGACCTACGACGCCGCCACCAACAGCGTGGTGTTCGACGTGGTGCCGCCGGCCGGCACGCGCATCGCCATCAACTACCGGCGCTCCTGCGAAGCGATGTAG